The proteins below are encoded in one region of Huiozyma naganishii CBS 8797 chromosome 7, complete genome:
- the KNAG0G03660 gene encoding uncharacterized protein: MSPTDQKIKDFCKLQYACQQLNDSMKVIYELGMDRDVLQEMANGSNKAEQAIAMSPAMAVASYMKSVQPSLDISQVFKHYQFDADSTPVDEYITLAHIAPQPEKFVEKPSNQTKGSFNNVQSRKSKKLGSNNASRQSSRSSSISGNLDSLSGRTSTNSKSSNGYDSARGHRTNHTGSKRTGSFAMNSFAPNKSAPSKQF, from the coding sequence ATGTCTCCTACAGACCAGAAAATTAAGGACTTCTGTAAGCTGCAGTACGCTTGCCAACAGTTGAACGATTCCATGAAAGTGATTTACGAGCTTGGTATGGACCGCGACGTGCTTCAGGAAATGGCCAACGGTTCTAATAAAGCCGAGCAGGCTATTGCCATGAGCCCTGCCATGGCTGTTGCCAGCTATATGAAATCTGTACAGCCTTCACTTGATATTAGTCAAGTGTTCAAGCACTATCAATTTGATGCGGACTCTACGCCGGTCGATGAGTACATTACGTTAGCTCACATCGCACCTCAGCCGGAAAAATTTGTAGAAAAACCGTCGAATCAAACTAAAGGTTCATTCAACAATGTGCAGAGTAGAAAAAGCAAGAAACTCGGTTCCAATAATGCGAGCAGACAATCATCCAGGTCCTCCTCCATATCTGGTAACTTAGACTCCCTCTCTGGACGTACCAGTACAAATTCTAAAAGTTCTAACGGGTATGATTCTGCTAGAGGTCATAGGACAAACCATACAGGGTCAAAAAGAACGGGCTCTTTTGCGATGAACTCTTTTGCTCCCAATAAATCCGCACCATCCAAGCAGTTCTAG